A window from Pyrococcus kukulkanii encodes these proteins:
- a CDS encoding biotin--[acetyl-CoA-carboxylase] ligase → MLGLKTSIIGKKVIYYQEISSTNDVAKSLDVEEGTVVVADRQTRGRGRLNRKWISPEGGLWLSVVLKPKVAPQDIPKIVFLGAIGVVRTLEELSIPGRIKWPNDVLVNFRKISGILTEKVGEKVILGIGINVNNDAPENGIAVKDVLDKEVSLIYVFKTLLENLDELYEIYLKSPGNIVELARELMILNVPVKVLGNGEVVGIAEDIDEDGRLVLRLGNGEIRKIIYGDVSLRFL, encoded by the coding sequence ATGCTTGGCCTGAAAACCTCTATAATTGGCAAAAAGGTAATCTACTACCAGGAAATTTCTTCTACCAATGATGTTGCAAAATCCCTCGATGTTGAAGAAGGAACAGTTGTAGTCGCCGACAGGCAGACAAGAGGAAGGGGAAGACTCAACAGAAAATGGATTTCTCCAGAAGGGGGCTTATGGCTTTCAGTAGTTTTAAAGCCGAAGGTTGCGCCCCAGGACATTCCAAAGATAGTTTTCCTGGGGGCCATAGGGGTAGTTAGAACACTTGAAGAATTATCAATCCCCGGAAGGATTAAGTGGCCAAATGACGTTCTAGTAAACTTCAGGAAAATATCAGGAATTCTAACCGAGAAGGTTGGGGAGAAAGTCATTCTAGGCATCGGAATAAATGTGAACAACGACGCCCCGGAAAACGGAATAGCCGTGAAGGATGTTCTGGATAAGGAAGTTAGTCTAATTTACGTCTTCAAAACCCTATTAGAGAATCTCGACGAGCTGTACGAGATTTACTTGAAGTCCCCAGGAAATATAGTGGAACTTGCAAGGGAGCTCATGATACTTAACGTTCCAGTTAAAGTTCTTGGAAATGGAGAGGTCGTTGGAATTGCTGAGGATATAGATGAGGACGGAAGACTCGTCTTAAGGCTTGGGAACGGAGAAATAAGGAAGATTATCTACGGTGACGTGTCCTTAAGGTTCCTCTAG